A genome region from Wielerella bovis includes the following:
- the rpsJ gene encoding 30S ribosomal protein S10: MANQKIRIRLKAYDYSLIDKSAQEIVETAKRTGAVVKGPIPLPTKIERFNILRSPHVNKTSREQLEIRTHLRLMDIVDWTDKTTDALMKLDLPAGVDVEIKVK; the protein is encoded by the coding sequence ATGGCTAACCAAAAAATCCGTATCCGTTTGAAAGCCTACGATTACAGCTTGATTGACAAATCAGCCCAAGAAATCGTTGAAACCGCAAAACGCACTGGCGCAGTGGTAAAAGGCCCGATTCCTTTGCCAACCAAAATTGAACGCTTCAACATCTTGCGTTCGCCACACGTGAACAAAACTTCGCGTGAACAGTTGGAAATCCGCACGCATTTGCGTTTGATGGACATCGTGGATTGGACGGACAAAACCACTGATGCTTTGATGAAATTGGACTTGCCTGCTGGCGTGGACGTTGAAATCAAAGTAAAATAA
- the tuf gene encoding elongation factor Tu translates to MAKEKFERSKPHVNVGTIGHVDHGKTTLTAALTTILAEKFGGTAKAYDQIDAAPEEKARGITINTAHVEYETETRHYAHVDCPGHADYVKNMITGAAQMDGAILVCSAADGPMPQTREHILLARQVGVPYIIVFMNKCDMVDDAELLELVEMEIRDLLSSYDFPGDDCPIVQGSALRALEGDAAYKEKIFELAAALDSYIPTPERAIDKPFLLPIEDVFSISGRGTVVTGRVERGVIKVGEEIEIVGLKDTQKTTCTGVEMFRKLLDEGQAGDNVGVLLRGTKREEVERGQVLAKPGSITPHTKFEAEVYVLSKDEGGRHTPFFANYRPQFYFRTTDVTGAVTLAEGVEMVMPGENVKITVELIAPIAMENGLRFAIREGGRTVGAGVVANVIA, encoded by the coding sequence ATGGCTAAGGAAAAATTTGAACGCAGCAAACCCCACGTAAACGTAGGTACAATCGGTCACGTTGACCATGGTAAAACCACTTTGACTGCTGCATTGACCACCATTTTGGCTGAAAAATTCGGCGGTACAGCAAAAGCTTACGACCAAATTGACGCGGCTCCCGAAGAAAAAGCACGCGGTATTACCATTAACACCGCTCACGTTGAATACGAAACCGAAACTCGCCACTACGCACACGTAGACTGCCCAGGTCACGCAGACTATGTGAAAAACATGATTACTGGCGCGGCTCAAATGGACGGCGCAATCTTGGTATGTTCTGCTGCTGACGGTCCTATGCCACAAACTCGCGAACACATCTTGTTGGCTCGCCAAGTAGGCGTTCCTTACATCATCGTGTTCATGAACAAATGCGACATGGTTGATGACGCTGAGTTGTTGGAATTGGTTGAAATGGAAATCCGCGACTTGTTGTCTAGCTACGATTTCCCAGGAGATGACTGCCCAATCGTTCAAGGTTCTGCTTTGCGCGCTTTGGAAGGCGACGCAGCTTACAAAGAAAAAATCTTTGAATTGGCTGCTGCATTGGACAGCTACATTCCTACTCCAGAACGTGCGATTGACAAACCATTCTTGTTGCCAATCGAAGACGTATTCTCTATCTCTGGTCGCGGTACAGTAGTTACTGGTCGTGTAGAACGCGGTGTAATTAAAGTAGGCGAAGAGATTGAAATCGTTGGTTTGAAAGACACGCAAAAAACCACTTGTACTGGTGTGGAAATGTTCCGCAAATTGTTGGACGAAGGTCAAGCAGGCGATAACGTAGGTGTATTGTTGCGTGGTACCAAACGTGAAGAAGTTGAGCGCGGTCAAGTATTGGCTAAACCAGGTTCTATCACACCACACACCAAATTTGAAGCAGAAGTGTACGTATTAAGCAAAGATGAAGGTGGTCGTCATACCCCATTCTTCGCAAACTACCGCCCACAATTCTACTTCCGTACAACTGACGTAACTGGCGCAGTTACTTTGGCTGAAGGCGTAGAAATGGTTATGCCGGGTGAAAACGTGAAAATCACCGTTGAATTGATTGCGCCTATCGCAATGGAAAACGGCTTGCGTTTCGCGATTCGTGAAGGTGGTCGTACCGTAGGTGCGGGCGTTGTGGCTAACGTAATTGCTTAA
- a CDS encoding NADH-quinone oxidoreductase subunit C, giving the protein MHVIDLQAACTEILGEKASKISLAFDEVTIECLPENYLDIMTTLRDHEDLHFESLVDLCGVDYSTYKNQVWDGKRFAVVSNLVSVKNNQRIRVRVWAQDDHLPIVETVTPIYNSADWYEREAFDMYGIVFNHHPDLRRILTDYGFVGHPFRKDFPISGHVEMRYDETEKRVVYQPVTIEPREITPRIVREENYGG; this is encoded by the coding sequence ATGCACGTTATTGATTTACAGGCAGCCTGCACCGAAATTTTGGGCGAAAAAGCCAGCAAAATCAGCTTGGCATTTGATGAAGTAACCATCGAATGCCTGCCTGAAAACTATTTGGACATCATGACCACCCTGCGCGACCACGAAGACTTGCATTTTGAAAGTCTGGTGGATTTGTGTGGCGTGGATTACAGCACTTACAAAAACCAAGTGTGGGACGGCAAACGCTTTGCGGTGGTCAGCAATTTGGTTTCCGTGAAAAACAATCAGCGCATTCGCGTGCGCGTGTGGGCGCAAGACGACCATTTGCCCATTGTGGAAACTGTTACCCCCATTTACAACAGCGCGGATTGGTACGAGCGCGAAGCATTTGATATGTATGGCATTGTTTTCAATCATCACCCCGATTTGCGCCGCATTTTGACCGATTACGGTTTTGTTGGACACCCATTCCGCAAAGATTTCCCGATTTCGGGTCATGTGGAAATGCGCTACGATGAAACCGAAAAGCGCGTGGTTTATCAACCTGTTACCATTGAGCCGCGTGAAATCACACCGCGCATTGTACGCGAGGAGAACTACGGTGGCTAA
- a CDS encoding NADH-quinone oxidoreductase subunit A, with protein MLSNYFPVLIFIIVGLVAGILFLVLGNLLGPKRHYHEKDTPFECGFEAFENARMKFDVRYYLVAILFILFDLEVAFMIPWAVVFKDLMAETGAYAFWSMFVFIVILTVGFVYEWKKGALEWE; from the coding sequence ATGTTGTCAAATTACTTCCCTGTCCTAATTTTCATTATTGTTGGGTTGGTGGCGGGTATTCTCTTTTTGGTGCTGGGCAATTTGCTCGGACCCAAACGCCATTATCACGAAAAAGACACCCCCTTTGAATGCGGCTTTGAAGCCTTTGAAAACGCGCGCATGAAATTTGACGTGCGCTATTATTTGGTGGCGATTTTGTTTATTTTGTTTGATTTGGAAGTCGCGTTCATGATTCCATGGGCTGTGGTTTTCAAAGATTTGATGGCTGAAACGGGTGCGTATGCGTTTTGGTCTATGTTTGTGTTCATCGTGATTTTGACGGTGGGCTTTGTTTACGAATGGAAAAAAGGTGCGCTGGAATGGGAATAG
- a CDS encoding DUF6630 family protein: MEELFRKWFEVVYRDDPEQVDEIVSIWQDVVDDDDEEATWNGDEIFTDFLLHNELGDGTHFFAIDWKDADSFIAYLDDDVAERFELRFDWSEQNREEDDVETLLQLAAQKLAQHDVALYSLDTQSDLYYFVFIPNVDKSDFERVSQEWGIGYQLIQA; the protein is encoded by the coding sequence ATGGAAGAATTATTTAGAAAATGGTTTGAAGTTGTTTATCGTGATGACCCTGAACAAGTAGATGAAATTGTCTCTATTTGGCAAGATGTGGTTGATGACGATGATGAAGAAGCGACTTGGAACGGCGATGAAATTTTTACAGATTTCTTATTGCACAATGAATTAGGCGATGGTACACATTTTTTTGCGATTGATTGGAAAGATGCTGATTCGTTCATCGCTTATTTGGACGATGATGTGGCTGAACGATTTGAATTGCGTTTTGATTGGTCGGAACAAAATCGTGAAGAAGATGATGTGGAAACATTGTTACAGTTGGCAGCGCAGAAATTGGCGCAACACGATGTTGCATTGTATTCATTGGATACACAAAGTGATTTGTATTATTTTGTTTTCATTCCCAATGTGGATAAGTCAGATTTTGAACGTGTTTCGCAAGAGTGGGGCATTGGTTACCAGTTAATTCAGGCATAA
- a CDS encoding TonB-dependent hemoglobin/transferrin/lactoferrin family receptor yields the protein MKKLSLLLLMVCLGNQSIADSVIHAQELENIHVIGKRQRGSVISETKNRATITREMIRDNRDLVRYSADVGVAENGRHQKGFAMRGVDDNRVGIAIDGITLPDSEENSLYKRYGNFNHSRLRIDPELVRNIEVIKGSDSLNFGSGSLGGNVNYRTLSVGDIVRDDRHFGGMLRSGYSTKNREWVNTMGLGFRNDAFDAVILYTHRHGHETQNHDNTAEPRVGESDEVRAKFARHGINQINPDPSQHNNNGWLAKLGWQVSPSQRIALTYNGQRNSNFVNEFSYEHPTWLTGRGWRDIDDRQRISNTALTYELTPEASPISVFKVELDHARTHNGINIAKGQYNYISFNNYGYDKQHTEEYFQRYNKTKLNRLSLFTETNPFQFLGQHTLSFKILGGLREFENINNDQFFKADGTLEDRGYINWTTGEKMPNPDIYTIQHPVKTTFYGIAVQDKIKWNQTFSSQIGIRYDQEKYSPQHSSIACGNATRMGRLCGAAKDKTFRNWSGLVGLNAQLNDNWHLGYQISSGFRNPTASEMYFTFESFAGNWFANPTLKAEKSINHNITLSGSGHYGKLNLGAYHSRYRDFLYEREGWVNIENPYCNSSWCDRYVSTPYQQFFNADKAKISGIELKGSLNLNVIGFLPQGWQMSGALGWSKGQMYSEGRKVNLLAIQPLKAIIGLDYEHPSEKWGIFSRLTYNKGKSPKNAQYLQGERRCIREEFDYWYGSSICRAYDTAQPSVQQFPWWNQSAWIWDIYGYYRPMKNFTMRAGIYNVTNRKYHSWDTLRGLNLTGTSDRVARANDRGNHNQGLERFTAPGRNYAVSLEYKF from the coding sequence ATGAAAAAATTATCCTTATTGCTACTGATGGTTTGTTTAGGAAATCAATCGATTGCTGATAGCGTAATTCATGCGCAAGAATTGGAAAATATTCATGTAATAGGTAAACGCCAGCGTGGTTCGGTTATTTCGGAAACGAAAAATCGCGCCACGATTACGCGTGAGATGATTCGTGATAATCGGGATTTAGTGCGGTATAGTGCTGATGTAGGCGTAGCGGAAAATGGGAGACACCAAAAAGGGTTTGCTATGCGTGGTGTAGATGATAATCGCGTTGGTATTGCCATTGATGGTATTACTTTGCCTGATTCTGAAGAAAATTCGCTTTACAAACGTTATGGTAATTTCAATCATTCACGCCTGCGCATTGACCCAGAGTTGGTACGCAATATTGAAGTGATAAAGGGTTCGGATTCTCTTAATTTTGGTAGTGGCTCGTTAGGTGGGAATGTGAATTATCGTACTTTGAGTGTAGGCGATATTGTGCGAGATGACCGTCATTTTGGTGGTATGTTGCGCAGTGGTTACAGCACTAAAAACCGTGAGTGGGTGAATACCATGGGTTTAGGCTTTAGGAATGATGCTTTTGATGCTGTCATTTTGTATACCCATCGCCATGGTCATGAAACTCAAAATCATGACAATACTGCTGAGCCAAGAGTAGGGGAAAGTGATGAAGTACGTGCTAAATTTGCTAGGCATGGTATTAATCAAATTAATCCAGATCCATCACAACACAATAATAATGGTTGGTTGGCAAAATTGGGCTGGCAAGTTAGTCCTTCACAGCGCATTGCTTTAACATACAATGGACAACGCAATAGCAATTTTGTGAACGAATTTTCTTACGAGCATCCTACATGGCTTACTGGGCGCGGTTGGCGCGATATTGATGACCGCCAACGTATCAGTAATACTGCTCTTACTTATGAACTTACACCTGAAGCATCGCCTATTTCTGTGTTTAAGGTAGAACTTGATCATGCGCGTACGCACAATGGTATTAATATTGCAAAAGGACAATATAACTACATTTCATTCAATAATTATGGTTATGATAAACAGCACACAGAAGAATATTTTCAACGCTACAATAAAACTAAATTAAATCGGTTGTCTTTGTTTACAGAAACAAACCCATTTCAATTTTTGGGGCAACATACTTTGTCATTTAAAATATTGGGAGGACTGCGTGAATTTGAAAACATCAATAACGACCAGTTTTTCAAGGCGGATGGGACATTAGAAGACAGAGGATACATCAACTGGACAACAGGTGAAAAAATGCCTAATCCAGATATTTATACGATTCAACATCCTGTGAAAACGACATTTTATGGCATAGCGGTACAAGACAAAATTAAATGGAACCAAACTTTTTCATCTCAAATTGGTATTCGATATGACCAAGAAAAATACAGCCCTCAACACAGTAGCATAGCTTGTGGTAATGCTACACGTATGGGGCGATTATGTGGAGCTGCCAAAGATAAAACTTTCCGAAATTGGAGTGGACTTGTGGGATTAAATGCTCAATTGAATGATAATTGGCATTTGGGCTACCAAATCAGCAGTGGTTTTCGTAATCCTACTGCTTCGGAAATGTATTTTACATTTGAAAGTTTTGCAGGAAATTGGTTTGCCAATCCCACCTTAAAAGCAGAAAAAAGCATAAATCATAATATTACACTTTCAGGTAGTGGGCATTATGGTAAATTGAATTTAGGAGCTTATCACAGTCGTTATCGTGATTTTTTGTATGAGCGCGAAGGGTGGGTTAATATTGAAAATCCATATTGCAATTCTTCTTGGTGCGATCGTTATGTTTCCACGCCATACCAACAATTTTTTAATGCTGATAAAGCCAAAATCAGCGGCATAGAACTGAAAGGTAGTCTGAATTTGAATGTCATTGGTTTTTTACCGCAAGGTTGGCAAATGTCAGGAGCATTGGGTTGGAGTAAAGGACAAATGTATAGCGAAGGGCGTAAAGTCAATTTGCTGGCCATTCAACCTTTGAAAGCCATTATTGGTTTGGATTATGAACATCCTAGCGAAAAATGGGGTATTTTCTCGCGACTAACCTACAATAAAGGTAAGAGCCCTAAAAATGCTCAGTATTTACAAGGAGAACGCCGTTGCATTCGTGAAGAATTTGACTATTGGTATGGTTCATCCATTTGTCGCGCTTACGATACTGCACAACCATCAGTACAACAATTTCCTTGGTGGAATCAATCTGCATGGATATGGGATATTTATGGCTATTATCGTCCTATGAAGAACTTTACTATGCGTGCTGGCATATACAATGTTACCAATCGCAAATACCACAGTTGGGATACATTGCGCGGTTTGAATTTAACAGGCACATCTGACCGTGTTGCTCGAGCTAACGATAGAGGAAATCATAATCAAGGCTTGGAACGTTTTACAGCACCTGGTCGTAATTATGCTGTTTCTTTAGAATATAAATTTTAA
- a CDS encoding NuoB/complex I 20 kDa subunit family protein, protein MGIEGVLNKGFITASADTVLNYVRTGSLWPVTFGLACCAVEMMHAGMARYDLDRFGIIFRPSPRQSDLMIVAGTLTNKMAPALRRVYDQMAEPRWVLSMGSCANGGGYYHYSYSVVRGADRVVPVDVYVPGCPPTAEALLYGLIQLQGKIKRTYTIARH, encoded by the coding sequence ATGGGAATAGAAGGCGTTTTAAATAAAGGTTTTATTACAGCCAGCGCGGATACAGTTTTGAACTATGTACGCACAGGCTCGCTGTGGCCTGTTACCTTTGGTTTGGCTTGCTGCGCGGTGGAAATGATGCATGCAGGCATGGCGCGTTATGACCTTGACCGTTTTGGGATTATTTTCCGTCCATCGCCACGCCAATCTGACTTGATGATTGTGGCAGGCACATTAACCAATAAAATGGCACCGGCCCTGCGCCGCGTGTACGACCAAATGGCAGAACCGCGTTGGGTGTTGTCTATGGGTTCGTGCGCCAATGGCGGTGGTTATTATCACTATTCCTATTCGGTGGTGCGCGGTGCTGACCGTGTGGTACCTGTGGATGTGTATGTCCCAGGTTGTCCGCCGACTGCCGAAGCCTTGTTGTATGGTTTGATTCAGTTGCAGGGCAAAATCAAACGCACTTATACGATTGCGCGGCATTGA
- a CDS encoding biliverdin-producing heme oxygenase encodes MFNHTNCDEKNENLDNLTLAKFLKYNCQTTHDSVDNLVMSVKPFDTPENYIRFLQLQAIFHKIVDDIYKNPDLNQKIEGLSELARYDSVIQDLQDLNTSEKAIKTPLPQLSGAEILGWLYCAEGSNVGAAFLFKDAQNKLGLGAEYGARHLAPHADGRGKHWRDFVAQLNTLSLTEEERTAALKGALDAFAFYKIIVREIFELK; translated from the coding sequence ATGTTCAATCATACCAATTGCGATGAAAAAAATGAAAATTTGGACAATTTAACTCTTGCCAAATTTTTGAAATACAATTGCCAAACGACGCACGATAGCGTAGATAATTTAGTTATGTCAGTCAAACCCTTTGATACACCTGAAAACTACATCAGATTTTTACAACTGCAAGCCATTTTTCATAAAATTGTAGATGATATTTATAAAAATCCTGATTTAAATCAAAAAATTGAAGGTTTGTCTGAATTGGCGCGTTACGATTCTGTAATACAAGATTTACAAGATTTGAATACAAGTGAAAAAGCCATTAAAACCCCATTGCCACAGTTATCAGGTGCTGAAATTTTAGGTTGGCTGTATTGTGCAGAAGGCTCCAATGTAGGCGCAGCATTTTTGTTTAAAGATGCACAAAATAAATTAGGTTTGGGGGCTGAATATGGTGCACGCCATTTGGCACCACATGCTGATGGACGCGGTAAACATTGGCGTGATTTTGTCGCTCAACTGAATACCTTATCTCTAACTGAAGAAGAACGTACCGCTGCATTAAAAGGTGCATTAGATGCGTTCGCGTTTTATAAAATCATTGTACGGGAAATTTTTGAATTGAAATAA
- the nuoD gene encoding NADH dehydrogenase (quinone) subunit D: MAKLRNYTINFGPQHPAAHGVLRLILELEGETIVRADPHIGLLHRGTEKLAETKTYLQALPYMDRLDYVSMMVNEQAYCMAIEKLMGIEVPIRAKYIRTMFAEVTRILNHLMGVGSHALDIGAMTAILYAFRDREELMDLYEAVSGARMHAAYFRPGGVYRDLPDFMPKYESSKYRNAKVLKELNASREGSMLDFIDAFCERFPKNIDTLETLLTDNRIWKQRTVGIGVVSPERALQKGFTGVMLRGSGVEWDIRKKTPYEVYDQIDFDIPVGVNGDCYDRYLCRVNEMRQSVRIIKQCADWLRANPNLPVIVEDQKVAPPKRTDMKTGMEDLIHHFKLFTEGMHVPEGETYTAVEHPKGEFGIYMISDGANKPYRLKIRAPGFAHLQGIDEMSRGHMLADVVAIIGTQDIVFGEVDR; encoded by the coding sequence GTGGCTAAATTACGCAATTACACGATTAACTTCGGGCCTCAACACCCCGCCGCGCATGGCGTATTGCGCCTGATTTTGGAATTGGAAGGCGAAACCATTGTTCGCGCCGACCCACATATTGGCTTATTGCATCGTGGCACGGAAAAGTTAGCTGAAACAAAAACTTATCTGCAAGCCCTGCCGTATATGGACAGGCTGGATTACGTTTCCATGATGGTCAACGAGCAAGCGTATTGCATGGCGATTGAAAAATTGATGGGCATTGAAGTCCCCATTCGCGCCAAGTACATACGCACCATGTTTGCCGAAGTAACGCGCATTCTCAATCACTTAATGGGCGTGGGTTCGCACGCGCTGGACATTGGCGCAATGACCGCGATTTTGTACGCCTTCCGCGACCGCGAAGAATTGATGGATTTGTACGAAGCCGTATCGGGTGCGCGCATGCACGCGGCTTATTTCCGTCCGGGTGGTGTATACCGCGATTTGCCTGATTTCATGCCGAAATACGAATCCAGCAAATACCGCAACGCCAAAGTGTTGAAGGAGCTGAACGCGTCACGCGAAGGCAGCATGTTGGACTTTATTGACGCATTCTGCGAGCGTTTCCCGAAAAACATTGACACGCTGGAAACCCTGCTGACTGACAACCGCATTTGGAAACAGCGTACTGTGGGCATTGGCGTGGTGTCGCCTGAACGCGCCTTGCAAAAAGGCTTTACAGGCGTGATGTTGCGCGGTTCGGGCGTGGAGTGGGACATTCGCAAGAAAACCCCTTACGAAGTGTACGACCAAATTGATTTTGACATTCCTGTGGGCGTGAATGGCGATTGCTACGACCGTTATTTGTGTCGCGTCAATGAGATGCGTCAATCTGTGCGGATTATCAAGCAATGTGCCGACTGGTTACGCGCCAATCCGAATTTGCCCGTGATTGTGGAAGACCAAAAAGTCGCGCCACCCAAACGCACCGACATGAAAACAGGCATGGAAGATTTGATTCACCATTTCAAATTGTTCACCGAAGGCATGCACGTTCCCGAAGGCGAAACCTACACGGCGGTGGAACACCCGAAAGGCGAGTTTGGCATTTACATGATTTCCGATGGCGCAAACAAGCCGTATCGCCTGAAAATCCGCGCCCCTGGGTTCGCGCATTTGCAGGGCATTGACGAGATGTCGCGTGGGCATATGTTGGCGGACGTGGTGGCGATTATCGGTACGCAAGATATTGTGTTTGGCGAAGTGGATAGATAA